One genomic segment of Mycolicibacterium gilvum includes these proteins:
- a CDS encoding MarR family winged helix-turn-helix transcriptional regulator, with the protein MCYAYLVPRSRYDQLDDLLTRLHVARQRPQWRRRVLGPDSPVAGVSTIRVLRAVEQFEEAGGASVRDVADFLAVEHSTASRLIAPVVAAGLLTKSSAAEDQRRRTLVLTEVGRKELAEIAERRRELVAETVADLPDSDVDTLVALLGRITERFERAAR; encoded by the coding sequence ATGTGCTATGCATATTTAGTGCCGCGTTCCCGCTACGACCAACTCGACGACCTGCTGACGCGTCTGCACGTCGCCCGGCAGCGCCCCCAGTGGCGGCGCCGTGTGCTGGGCCCCGACAGTCCCGTCGCGGGCGTCTCCACGATCCGCGTGCTGCGGGCCGTGGAGCAGTTCGAGGAGGCCGGCGGAGCATCGGTCCGCGACGTCGCCGATTTCCTGGCCGTCGAGCACTCGACGGCCAGTCGGCTGATCGCACCGGTGGTCGCCGCGGGTCTGCTGACGAAGTCGTCGGCCGCCGAGGACCAGCGTCGGCGCACCCTGGTACTCACCGAGGTGGGGCGTAAGGAACTCGCCGAGATCGCCGAGCGCCGACGCGAACTCGTCGCCGAGACCGTCGCCGACCTGCCGGACTCCGACGTCGACACGCTGGTCGCCCTGCTGGGACGCATCACCGAACGCTTCGAACGCGCCGCCCGATGA